A window of Halogeometricum sp. S1BR25-6 genomic DNA:
TCCGCGTTCACCGGTTCCTCGTCCGCGAGGGCGACGGCGCGGCGCTCCGCCCGGCGCGTCACCGCCCGCGCGTGGTGGAGTTTCGCCCCGGCGTCGCCGCCGCCGGGAAGGATGAACGACCGGAGCGGTTCGAGTTCCTCCTCGGCCTCGTCGATGTACGCCTCCACCTGTTCGACGTGGTCGGCGCGCACGACGGGGGCGTCATCGTCGGGGTCCGGGTTGGCGAAGTCGGCCTGCACGACGTGGAGGTGGTTCTGTATCCGCTCCAGTTGCTCGTCCACGTCGTCGTAGCCGGTGGGGCGGACGCTCCCCACCAGCGCGTTCGCCTCGTCGACGGTGCCGTACGCCTCGATGCGGGTGTTCGTCTTCGACACCCGCGACATATCGCGCAGGTCGGTCTTCCCCTCGTCACCCCGACCCGTGTAGATGGTCATGCCGCGAGCGTCTTCTCGACGTACTGGAGGATGTTCTCGGATTCGCCCATCGTCACCCCGCGGTCGTGGTCGATGAGGACCGGAACGGCG
This region includes:
- a CDS encoding cob(I)yrinic acid a,c-diamide adenosyltransferase, which gives rise to MTIYTGRGDEGKTDLRDMSRVSKTNTRIEAYGTVDEANALVGSVRPTGYDDVDEQLERIQNHLHVVQADFANPDPDDDAPVVRADHVEQVEAYIDEAEEELEPLRSFILPGGGDAGAKLHHARAVTRRAERRAVALADEEPVNAEAIRYLNRLSDALFVFARLVNKRDEVPEESPTYD